From Vallitalea longa, one genomic window encodes:
- a CDS encoding 2-oxoacid:acceptor oxidoreductase family protein, which yields MGNMLEIRWHGRGGQGAKTASLLLAEAAFDTGKFIQGFPEYGPERMGAPITAYNRISDERCPIHSNIYEPDYVVVVDETLIDVVDVTAGLKETGGIIINTSKTPDEIKSKLKGYKGGIYTIDAREISMATLGRYFPNTPMLAAVVKVANIMHEDTLIESMEKSFHHKFASKPHVIAPNMEALKKSLSEVKGA from the coding sequence ATGGGTAATATGTTAGAGATTCGTTGGCATGGTCGAGGCGGACAAGGTGCTAAAACTGCATCATTATTGTTGGCTGAGGCTGCGTTCGACACAGGAAAATTCATCCAAGGCTTCCCAGAATACGGTCCAGAACGTATGGGAGCACCTATTACTGCTTACAATCGTATTAGTGACGAAAGATGTCCAATTCATTCAAACATCTACGAACCTGATTATGTAGTAGTAGTAGACGAAACATTAATTGATGTAGTTGATGTAACTGCTGGTTTAAAAGAAACTGGTGGTATCATTATTAATACATCTAAGACACCAGATGAAATAAAATCCAAGTTAAAAGGTTACAAAGGTGGAATATATACAATTGATGCTAGAGAAATTTCTATGGCAACTCTTGGAAGATATTTCCCTAATACACCTATGCTTGCAGCAGTAGTAAAAGTGGCAAACATTATGCATGAAGATACATTGATTGAATCAATGGAAAAATCTTTCCATCATAAATTTGCTAGTAAACCACATGTAATTGCTCCTAATATGGAAGCATTAAAGAAATCACTTTCGGAGGTGAAAGGTGCATGA
- a CDS encoding 4Fe-4S binding protein, translating to MSKKFEHDIVPAYTPWQDTTPGGIVTESGNANYFKTGDWRAMRPIWNADKCKQCLLCYPVCPDASIIIKDKKMTGIDYDHCKGCGVCVKTCPFGAFDFVPECE from the coding sequence ATGAGTAAAAAATTCGAACATGATATAGTACCAGCTTATACGCCTTGGCAAGATACTACTCCAGGTGGTATTGTAACTGAGTCAGGAAACGCTAATTATTTTAAAACAGGTGACTGGAGAGCTATGAGACCAATCTGGAATGCAGATAAATGTAAACAATGTTTATTATGCTACCCAGTATGTCCAGACGCATCAATTATAATTAAAGATAAGAAAATGACTGGAATAGATTATGACCACTGTAAAGGTTGTGGAGTTTGTGTTAAAACTTGTCCTTTCGGTGCATTCGATTTTGTTCCAGAATGTGAATAA